The following are encoded together in the Daucus carota subsp. sativus chromosome 5, DH1 v3.0, whole genome shotgun sequence genome:
- the LOC108221837 gene encoding cytochrome P450 734A1: protein MAFVFLILLLTLASSYFFYSVMWVPWRIQQHFRKQGVDGPDYQPFYGNTAEMIRMTKEAQSRAISFNHDIVHRVLPDYYQWSVKYGKIFLCWFGTRPRLAVVDPDMIKDVMLKTSDTIERDDFSPLSKLLFAQGLPGLRGHTWAVHRKIANPAFNLDRIKVWVPGMVASVTKMLDNWEAKVGEMGETEMEVHKEFHELSAEIFSRTALGNNYETGKRIFKLQQQQEISTYLAMQNVYIPGFRFLPTRMNRLRWRSEKETRDTMRMIIEASRNTSENSLNFLSMLMSANMNKRGPRLEIEEVIDECKTFFYAGKEATANALTWALLLLAQHQEWQNKAREEVLLVCKDNEHPTVENLQELKIVSMIIKEALRLYTPDNSICRRTLKSVKIGSLDIPAGTELCVPQAAVHHDTKIWGADANEFNPARFEKPPKHLGAYFPFGLGSRICIGRNMAMVETKIVLAMIIKKFSFEVSQSYVHAPMMFFTVQPQYGAQILVKRINS, encoded by the exons ATggcttttgtttttcttattctGTTGCTAACTCTCGCAAGCTCATATTTTTTCTACTCAGTAATGTGGGTGCCATGGAGAATTCAAcaacatttcagaaaacaaGGTGTAGACGGCCCAGATTATCAACCATTTTATGGAAACACGGCAGAAATGATACGGATGACAAAGGAAGCTCAATCCCGAGCCATTTCTTTTAATCATGACATTGTGCACCGTGTGTTGCCAGATTATTATCAGTGGTCAGTCAAGTATGGCAAGATTTTTTTGTGTTGGTTCGGGACGAGGCCAAGGCTGGCTGTGGTAGATCCAGATATGATCAAAGATGTTATGCTCAAAACAAGTGATACTATTGAGAGGGATGACTTCAGTCCTTTGTCTAAGCTGCTCTTCGCACAGGGACTTCCGGGGTTGAGGGGTCACACGTGGGCTGTTCATCGAAAGATAGCAAATCCAGCATTCAACTTGGATAGAATCAAG GTCTGGGTGCCGGGGATGGTAGCTAGTGTAACAAAGATGCTGGATAATTGGGAGGCAAAAGTAGGAGAAATGGGTGAAACTGAGATGGAGGTTCACAAAGAATTTCATGAATTATCAGCTGAAATTTTTTCTAGAACGGCTCTGGGAAATAATTATGAAACTGGGAAACGCATTTTTAAGTTGCAACAACAACAAGAGATCTCTACTTATCTGGCCATGCAGAATGTTTACATTCCTGGATTCAG GTTTTTGCCAACCAGAATGAACAGACTGAGATGGAGATCAGAGAAGGAAACCCGAGACACGATGAGGATGATTATTGAGGCAAGTAGAAATACAAGTGAAAATTCACTGAATTTCTTGAGCATGTTAATGTCTGCTAACATGAATAAACGTGGACCGCGGTTGGAGATTGAGGAAGTCATTGATGAGTGTAAGACGTTCTTCTACGCGGGGAAAGAAGCAACAGCTAATGCTCTGACTTGGGCACTTCTCCTTTTAGCTCAGCACCAAGAATGGCAAAACAAGGCCCGCGAGGAAGTTCTTCTAGTGTGCAAAGACAATGAGCATCCAACTGTTGAGAACTTGCAGGAGCTGAAGATT GTTAGTATGATAATCAAGGAAGCACTCCGACTATATACCCCTGATAACAGTATCTGTAGACGGACCTTGAAGAGCGTAAAAATTGGCAGCTTAGATATCCCAGCTGGAACAGAATTGTGCGTGCCACAAGCTGCCGTGCATCATGACACAAAGATATGGGGAGCCGACGCGAATGAGTTCAATCCTGCAAGGTTTGAGAAACCTCCAAAGCATTTGGGCGCGTACTTTCCATTTGGGCTAGGCTCCAGAATTTGCATTGGCCGAAATATGGCCATGGTGGAAACTAAAATTGTCCTAGCTATGATTATCAAGAAGTTTTCCTTCGAGGTCTCGCAATCCTATGTCCATGCTCCGATGATGTTTTTCACTGTGCAGCCTCAGTATGGTGCTCAGATCCTTGTTAAGAGGATCAACAGTTGA